Proteins co-encoded in one Chionomys nivalis chromosome 6, mChiNiv1.1, whole genome shotgun sequence genomic window:
- the LOC130875446 gene encoding 60S ribosomal protein L27a-like: MPSRLRKTRKLRGHVSHGHGRIGKHHKHPGGRGNAGGMHHHRINFDKYHPGYFGKVGMRHYHLKRKQSFCPTVNLDKLWTLVSEQTRVNAAKNKTGVAPIIDVVRSGCYKVLGKGKLPKQPVIVKAKFFSKRA; the protein is encoded by the coding sequence ATGCCATCCAGACTGAGGAAGACCCGGAAACTCCGGGGCCACGTGAGCCACGGCCATGGCCGCATCGGTAAACACCACAAGCATCCAGGAGGACGCGGGAACGCTggaggcatgcatcatcacaggATCAACTTCGACAAATATCATCCAGGTTACTTCGGGAAAGTTGGGATGAGGCACTACCACTTAAAGAGGAAACAGAGCTTCTGCCCGACTGTCAATCTGGATAAACTGTGGACGCTGGTCAGTGAGCAGACTCGGGTCAACGCTGCCAAGAACAAGACTGGAGTTGCTCCCATCATTGATGTCGTGCGATCGGGCTGCTACAAAgttctggggaagggaaagctccCTAAGCAGCCTGTCATTGTGAAAGCCAAATTTTTCAGCAAAAGAGCTTAA